The sequence below is a genomic window from Lujinxingia litoralis.
ATGCGAGCGGCGGGTGGCAGCGAAGGTGTTGCGTGCAGACATAAAAAACTCCTCAAAAGACCTGGCGTGCAGACCAGAAAATCTGCAAACGCGCCTGGCCCTATCCCAAAGGCTGCGGCAATTGTCGAGCGGCGCTCGGCCCCTGTCAATCCGCAGACTTTGCGTGACGCTAACTTCGCGGACTTCCGAAACAAAAATGCCCGCGACCTCCGGCGAGGTCGCGGGCACACAGGCTACGCCCGGAGCTCAGGGCTCGGTGGGCGCGATCAGAACGCCACCTCAAGCGCGCTGCGATCGCCAGACTGGATGCTCTTCAGGATGGCACGGGCCTCCGGAAGAATCTGGTAGATGAAGAACTGCGCGGTCTTGACCTTGTTCTCATAGAAGCGCGCGTCGTCATTCTGCTCGATAAGCGCCTGGCGGGCTTCGGCATCATCGGCGCTCACGCCCTTCTCGTCCCAGATCGCGCTGAGCTTGCTCTGCGCCACCGTGGCCTGCTTCAGCAGCAGACGCGCCGACTCCACCAGCCCGAACATGCGCAGGTAAGGCGTGGCGTGCAGCAGCGGGTACTCCGGATCCTTCTTGCCGCTGGCGGTAAAGCCAAACGCCGCTTCGCCAAGCGCGTTCTTGGCCGCGTCGACCTGCTTGGCCATCTCACCAAAGGTCTCATCCTCGCTCAGGCTGCCCAGGAACTCATTGGTGTCCTGCAGCCAGGTCAAAAAGAGCCCACCGCTCTTCATGCGCATCTTACGACCCAGGAGGTCGAGCGCCTGAATGCCGTTGGTCCCCTCGTAAATCGAGGCGATCTTCACGTCGCGCATCTTCTGCTCGACGCCGTACTCCTTGATGTAGCCGTAGCCGCCGAAGACCTGCATGGCGAGCTCGGTCATCTTAAAGCCCATATCCGAGCAGAAGGCTTTGCAGATCGGCGTGAGCAGGTCGAGCATGTCCTGCGCTTTGGTCTTCTCGGCTTCATCTTCGCTGTAGAGGGCGAAGTCGCTCATGAACGCGGTGTTCAGCAGGAGCGCGCGCAGCGCCTCGCCATACGCCTTCATGGTCATGAGGTTGCGGCGCACATCGGGGTGCTCGATGATCGCCACGCTCTTGGGAGCTTCGCTGCGATCGGTGACCTTGGGACCCTGGCTGCGCTCCTTGGCGTAGACCAGCGCGCTCTGGTAGGCGGCGTTTCCGATGGCCACGCCCTGAAGGCCGGTCACCAGACGGGCTTCGTTCATCATCAGGAACATGTACTGCAGCCCGCGGCAGCGCTCACCCACCAGCCAACCGCGGCACTCGCCATGATCGCCAAAGGAGATCGAGCAGGTCGGCGAGGCGTGAATGCCCATCTTCTCTTCGATGCCGGTGATGGCCACGTCGTTGGGCTCGGCCAGCGAGCCGTCAGCGTTGACGCGAATCTTCGGCACGATGAACAGGCTGATGCCCCGAGACCCTTCCGGATCGCCGGGCACCCGCGCCAGCACCAGGTGGACGATGTTCTCGGTGAGGTTCTGATCGCCGGCCGAGATGAAGATCTTGTTGCCGACAATGTCGTAGTAATCCTCGCCATCCACCGGCGTGGCCGTGGTGGTCAGATCGCCCAGCGCCGAACCGGCCTGCGGCTCGGTCAGGCACATCGTCCCGCCCCACTGACCGGTGTACATCTTCTCCAGGTAGAGTTCGACGTCGCGCTCGGTGCCGTGCACCTCGATCAGGTGGCCGGCCGAGACCGTCAGCCCGGAAATGAACATGAAGGAGGGGTGCGAGCCCACGAAGGCCTCAATCGCTGCCATCCCCACCGACTGCGGAAGCCCCTGGCCGCCGTACTCCGGGTTGTGCACCGGCGCAAACCAGCCGCCATCGCGGAAGTCTTTGAAGAGCTGGGTGTAGTTGTCGGGCAGCACCACGTTGCCGTCGATAAGCCGGCTCCCCACCTCATCGGCCTCGGCATTGGCCGGCGCGAGTTTGCCCACGGCGAACTTCTCGGCCTCGCCGAGCACCATCTCAAAGAGCTCGCGGCTGTAGTCCTGATAACGCGAAAGTTTGGTCAGTTCTTCAACGCCCAGGACGTCAAAGAGGTTAAACTCCACGTCGCGTCGATCAAAAAGGTACTCGCTCATCGTCGTTGTTCCTTGTGCTGCGGGGGAGAAGTGGCACCGGCGAGGGCCGGCCCGTGAATGAATACTCATTCATTTTCGCAGATGACGCGAAAAGTTCAAGCTCTTTACGACCTCTGCCGCCCCCCTTCTCCCGTCCATGATCCTGGTCTGAGCAGGCCCTTCAGGCCTGCGCTTCATTAAAGATAAGGCGCAACCCCTTGAGCGTCAGAAATTCGTCCACGTCATCGATGATATCGGTCTCACTGGCAAAGAAACCCGCCAGCCCGCCGGTGCCCACCACGTGGGCGTCGCCGCCGAGCTCGGTCTTCATGCGTGTCACGATCTCACGCACCAGCCCGATGTAGCCGTAGAGCATCCCGGCCTGAATCGAATGCACCGTGGTCCGCCCGATCACCGAGGGGGGCTTGGCCAGCTCCACCCGCGGCAACTTGCTAGCCGCGTGAAAAAGCGCCTCGCTGGAGATGGTGATTCCCGGGCAGATCGCCCCGCCCAGATACGCGCCCTCGGCGCTGATGGCATCGAAGGTGGTGGCCGTACCGAAGTCTACCACGATCAACGCCTTCTGCAGGCGGTGATAGGCCGCCACGGCGTTGACCACCCGGTCGGCCCCGACCTCCTGGGGATTGTCGTACTCAATGGGCATGTTGGCTTCAATGTCGTCGCCCACCACCGTGGGGACGCAGGCGAAATAATCGCGCACCATCTTGACCAGCATCCGCTCCATGGGAGGCACCACACAGCTG
It includes:
- a CDS encoding acyl-CoA dehydrogenase; the encoded protein is MSEYLFDRRDVEFNLFDVLGVEELTKLSRYQDYSRELFEMVLGEAEKFAVGKLAPANAEADEVGSRLIDGNVVLPDNYTQLFKDFRDGGWFAPVHNPEYGGQGLPQSVGMAAIEAFVGSHPSFMFISGLTVSAGHLIEVHGTERDVELYLEKMYTGQWGGTMCLTEPQAGSALGDLTTTATPVDGEDYYDIVGNKIFISAGDQNLTENIVHLVLARVPGDPEGSRGISLFIVPKIRVNADGSLAEPNDVAITGIEEKMGIHASPTCSISFGDHGECRGWLVGERCRGLQYMFLMMNEARLVTGLQGVAIGNAAYQSALVYAKERSQGPKVTDRSEAPKSVAIIEHPDVRRNLMTMKAYGEALRALLLNTAFMSDFALYSEDEAEKTKAQDMLDLLTPICKAFCSDMGFKMTELAMQVFGGYGYIKEYGVEQKMRDVKIASIYEGTNGIQALDLLGRKMRMKSGGLFLTWLQDTNEFLGSLSEDETFGEMAKQVDAAKNALGEAAFGFTASGKKDPEYPLLHATPYLRMFGLVESARLLLKQATVAQSKLSAIWDEKGVSADDAEARQALIEQNDDARFYENKVKTAQFFIYQILPEARAILKSIQSGDRSALEVAF
- a CDS encoding type III pantothenate kinase, producing the protein MLLVIDVGNTNTVLGVYKGDELVRHWRLQTHHGRTSDEHGIFLRQLFELSGLGVGEVKAAIISCVVPPMERMLVKMVRDYFACVPTVVGDDIEANMPIEYDNPQEVGADRVVNAVAAYHRLQKALIVVDFGTATTFDAISAEGAYLGGAICPGITISSEALFHAASKLPRVELAKPPSVIGRTTVHSIQAGMLYGYIGLVREIVTRMKTELGGDAHVVGTGGLAGFFASETDIIDDVDEFLTLKGLRLIFNEAQA